The Streptomyces sp. CC0208 genome window below encodes:
- a CDS encoding LLM class flavin-dependent oxidoreductase: protein MNGLRSALWLPLFDDLAGPLVGAREPVRQVADPWIALAAIAAVTERIRLGPMVTALPRRRPVKVARESVTLDRLSEGRLTLGVGLGSDRFAGELTRTGEELDARRRGWMLDESSGVLGAAWSGEPVRHRGEHYTVDDIAFLPRPVRRPGVPVWAAGMPGNAKPIRRAARLNGVFPANLEHPDQLAEIVGTVGESGRDMVAAGVRTGRTARHCAGRTPRRPRGMRRCPRVRLRLRARSASRAAAGSPRRPRR from the coding sequence GTGAACGGGCTGCGGTCGGCGCTCTGGCTGCCGCTCTTCGACGACCTCGCCGGCCCGCTGGTGGGCGCCCGGGAGCCCGTGCGGCAGGTCGCCGACCCGTGGATCGCGCTGGCGGCGATCGCGGCCGTGACCGAGCGGATCCGGCTCGGCCCGATGGTGACGGCGCTTCCCCGTCGACGGCCGGTCAAGGTCGCGCGCGAGAGCGTGACACTCGATCGGCTCAGCGAGGGCCGCCTCACGCTCGGCGTCGGCCTCGGCAGCGACCGGTTCGCCGGCGAGCTGACCAGGACCGGCGAGGAGCTCGACGCCCGGCGGCGCGGGTGGATGCTCGACGAGTCCTCGGGCGTCCTGGGCGCCGCCTGGTCCGGCGAGCCGGTACGCCACCGCGGCGAGCACTACACCGTCGACGACATCGCGTTCCTGCCGCGCCCGGTGCGGCGGCCGGGCGTCCCCGTGTGGGCCGCAGGAATGCCGGGCAACGCCAAGCCGATCCGCCGTGCCGCACGGCTCAACGGCGTCTTCCCTGCCAATCTGGAACACCCGGACCAGCTCGCCGAGATCGTCGGCACCGTAGGCGAGAGCGGGCGCGACATGGTGGCTGCCGGAGTGCGCACCGGGCGTACGGCTCGACACTGTGCGGGGCGTACTCCGCGACGGCCCCGCGGCATGAGGAGGTGTCCCCGTGTTCGACTACGACTCCGAGCTCGCTCGGCATCACGAGCGGCTGCTGGAAGCCCTCGGCGTCCGCGCCGGTGA
- a CDS encoding helix-turn-helix transcriptional regulator, translated as MPITVDIDVMLAKRKMSVGELADRVGITPANLAVLKNGRAKAVRFATLAALCEVLECQPGDLLRWEAENTADDDVSDSGRETPVGTGA; from the coding sequence ATGCCGATCACCGTCGACATCGACGTGATGCTGGCCAAGCGGAAGATGTCCGTGGGTGAACTCGCGGACCGGGTCGGGATCACGCCCGCCAACCTGGCAGTCCTCAAGAACGGCCGCGCCAAGGCGGTACGTTTCGCGACGCTCGCCGCACTCTGCGAGGTACTCGAGTGCCAGCCGGGCGATCTGCTGCGCTGGGAGGCCGAGAACACCGCGGACGACGACGTGTCCGACAGCGGACGGGAAACGCCTGTCGGCACCGGCGCGTGA
- a CDS encoding polysaccharide deacetylase family protein — MARHGGRGWNSKVLGAALGVTLLAAGASVWTAQADAVGGTSPKANTSATPGSAVKPVAVTIVHASDKGARGVNITIDDGPDPVWTPQVLDVLREFGVKATFCMVGTQAQAHPDLVKQVVAAGHRLCDHSVSHDTTMDKKSETYQSQQILDAERMITQASGGVRPMYYRAPGGAFTPYSRKLAASRGMRPLGWNVDSKDFERPGSDAIVATVERELAGGPTVLFHDAGGDRSQTVEALRRILPWLKEQGYSFGFPVR, encoded by the coding sequence ATGGCACGGCACGGCGGGCGTGGCTGGAACAGCAAGGTGCTCGGGGCGGCGCTCGGCGTGACATTGCTCGCCGCCGGTGCCTCCGTGTGGACCGCGCAGGCCGATGCCGTCGGCGGTACGTCGCCCAAGGCGAACACGTCGGCCACGCCGGGCAGTGCGGTGAAGCCGGTCGCGGTGACCATCGTGCACGCTTCCGACAAGGGTGCCCGTGGCGTGAACATCACGATCGACGACGGGCCCGACCCGGTATGGACCCCCCAAGTGCTCGACGTACTGCGGGAGTTCGGAGTCAAGGCCACGTTCTGCATGGTGGGGACGCAGGCGCAGGCCCATCCGGACCTGGTGAAGCAGGTGGTCGCCGCCGGGCACCGGCTGTGCGACCACTCGGTGTCCCACGACACCACCATGGACAAGAAGTCCGAGACCTACCAGTCGCAGCAGATACTCGACGCCGAACGAATGATCACCCAGGCGTCCGGCGGCGTACGGCCGATGTACTACCGGGCCCCCGGCGGCGCCTTCACCCCCTACAGCCGAAAGCTCGCCGCTTCCCGGGGCATGCGTCCGCTGGGCTGGAACGTGGACTCCAAGGACTTCGAGCGGCCGGGTTCGGACGCCATCGTCGCCACGGTCGAACGGGAACTGGCGGGTGGCCCGACCGTTCTCTTCCATGACGCGGGCGGCGACCGTTCCCAGACCGTCGAGGCCCTGCGCCGGATCCTGCCCTGGCTCAAGGAGCAGGGCTACTCCTTCGGCTTCCCGGTGCGCTGA
- a CDS encoding DUF2975 domain-containing protein, whose amino-acid sequence MGKLAVGALRAVLLAVLVGTVLLQALMVWTLVSGKDPEDGSLPLTALRVITILGMVSVQVALVCVGRLVTMVRRGTVFSHAAFRYVDGVIGAIVAAALVWFAVTVVNAPGQRDDPGVTVIMGGIGVAILGVALIVYVLRMLLAQAVARDAEASQLQAELAEVI is encoded by the coding sequence ATGGGAAAGCTGGCTGTCGGTGCGTTGCGTGCCGTACTCCTGGCGGTGCTCGTCGGCACCGTGCTCCTACAGGCGTTGATGGTGTGGACGCTGGTCAGCGGGAAAGACCCTGAGGACGGGTCGCTCCCGCTCACCGCCCTGCGTGTGATCACGATCCTGGGCATGGTGTCGGTCCAGGTCGCCTTGGTGTGCGTCGGTCGCCTGGTGACGATGGTGCGACGAGGAACCGTGTTCTCCCACGCCGCCTTCCGGTACGTGGACGGCGTGATCGGCGCGATCGTGGCGGCCGCCCTCGTGTGGTTCGCGGTCACCGTCGTCAACGCGCCCGGCCAGCGGGACGATCCTGGCGTCACCGTCATCATGGGCGGCATCGGCGTGGCCATCCTGGGGGTGGCGCTCATCGTGTACGTGCTGCGGATGCTGCTCGCGCAGGCCGTCGCGCGCGACGCCGAGGCGTCGCAGCTGCAGGCCGAACTGGCCGAGGTGATCTGA
- a CDS encoding adenosine deaminase family protein, which translates to MREVVEDAAADGAVWVEPHVNPLTYVADPDAALDLLDMVIDEGRSTAARLGIGFGVLMFARRNGDPAQAVETARLAALRADDGVVSFGLAGDEARCPPGPFAEAFAIAREAGLISAPHAGELAGPASVRSALDVLGARRIAHGVRAVEDPALLARLATEGVVLDVCPTSNIALGVVESLSVHPLPLLLRAGVRCTLNADDPLLFGAGLLDEYETARASLALTDAQLAEMARVSIEASGAPRAMVEDAVTHIGDWLGTPPEQQHAGHGRDESTLYG; encoded by the coding sequence GTGCGCGAGGTGGTCGAGGACGCCGCCGCGGACGGGGCGGTCTGGGTTGAACCGCACGTCAACCCTTTGACCTACGTGGCCGATCCGGACGCCGCGCTCGACCTGCTGGACATGGTGATCGACGAGGGGCGCAGCACCGCCGCCCGGCTGGGCATCGGCTTCGGCGTCCTGATGTTCGCCCGGCGCAACGGGGATCCCGCGCAGGCTGTCGAGACGGCCCGCCTCGCGGCCCTTCGAGCTGACGACGGCGTGGTCTCCTTCGGTCTGGCCGGCGACGAGGCCCGCTGTCCCCCTGGGCCGTTCGCCGAGGCATTCGCCATCGCCCGTGAAGCCGGGCTGATTTCCGCTCCGCACGCCGGTGAACTCGCCGGGCCGGCCAGTGTGCGCTCCGCACTCGATGTGCTCGGAGCGCGGCGAATCGCCCACGGTGTACGAGCCGTTGAGGACCCCGCCCTCCTCGCCCGCCTGGCGACGGAAGGCGTCGTCCTGGACGTCTGTCCCACCTCCAACATCGCCCTCGGCGTCGTGGAATCCCTGTCCGTCCACCCCCTCCCGCTTCTCCTGCGAGCCGGTGTGCGATGCACGCTGAACGCCGACGACCCGCTGCTGTTCGGCGCCGGCCTGCTGGACGAGTACGAAACGGCCCGCGCAAGCCTGGCGCTCACCGATGCCCAACTCGCCGAGATGGCCCGCGTCTCGATCGAGGCCTCGGGCGCCCCGCGCGCAATGGTGGAGGACGCGGTCACACACATCGGCGACTGGCTCGGCACCCCGCCCGAGCAACAGCATGCCGGACACGGCAGAGATGAGAGCACCCTCTACGGGTAG
- a CDS encoding DUF4097 family beta strand repeat-containing protein — protein sequence MQKFDTPAPVTTVIDLPAGRVQVIAADRADTTVDIRPADPARNRDTKAAEQIDVTHGTDGVLRIAAPAAKNQYFGPSGSVEITVQLPTGSHVQATAAAAEFRAVGRLGDIVFEGAHGPVKIDEAASLRLTVTDGDITVGRLTGPGQISPQRGDITLAEAVTGTVVLTTQKGDITLAAAASAALDAGTTHGRVHNSLKNAEGSDAALTIRATTAHGDITARSL from the coding sequence ATGCAGAAGTTCGACACCCCCGCCCCCGTCACCACCGTCATCGACCTCCCCGCCGGCCGGGTCCAGGTCATCGCCGCCGACCGCGCCGACACCACCGTCGACATCCGGCCCGCCGACCCCGCAAGGAACCGCGACACCAAGGCCGCCGAGCAGATCGACGTCACCCACGGCACCGACGGTGTCCTGCGGATCGCCGCCCCGGCCGCGAAGAACCAGTACTTCGGGCCCTCCGGGTCCGTCGAGATCACCGTCCAGCTCCCCACCGGCTCACACGTCCAGGCCACAGCGGCCGCAGCCGAGTTCCGGGCCGTCGGACGCCTCGGGGACATCGTCTTCGAAGGCGCCCACGGCCCCGTCAAGATCGACGAGGCCGCGAGCCTGCGCCTGACCGTCACCGACGGCGACATCACCGTCGGACGCCTCACCGGCCCCGGCCAGATCAGCCCCCAGCGCGGCGACATCACCCTCGCCGAAGCCGTCACCGGCACCGTCGTGCTCACCACACAGAAGGGCGACATCACCCTCGCCGCCGCCGCCTCCGCCGCCCTGGACGCCGGCACCACCCACGGCCGCGTCCACAACTCCCTGAAGAACGCCGAGGGTTCCGACGCCGCCCTGACCATCCGCGCCACCACCGCCCACGGCGACATCACCGCCCGTAGCCTCTGA
- a CDS encoding alpha/beta fold hydrolase encodes MTSPHSHGEPHGEQLLGVNGVELCTETFGDRADPAVVLVAGAAASMLWWDADLCEQLAARGRFVVRYDHRDTGRSTCCPPGRPAYTYTDLVLDVLGVQDALGIEAAHVVCQSMFGGVGLLLGVDHPDRVASLTFVSATTGADDLPPPSSDLPVPAEPDVSDAAAVVEYVVAGARAYAGGSPYFDETAIRALTARDVARARNYSSTLVNHFAIEHDRPARGGFGDIVAPTLVVHGDHDPLLPLPHGEALRDAIPGAELLVLKGAGHDLPRPVWEDFVSALVRHTTVGGS; translated from the coding sequence ATGACCTCACCTCACTCGCACGGCGAACCGCACGGCGAACAACTCCTCGGCGTCAACGGCGTCGAGTTGTGCACCGAGACCTTCGGAGACCGCGCGGACCCGGCGGTCGTGCTGGTCGCCGGGGCGGCCGCCTCGATGCTGTGGTGGGACGCCGACCTGTGCGAACAGCTCGCCGCCCGCGGCCGGTTCGTGGTCCGCTACGACCACCGGGACACCGGTCGTTCGACCTGCTGCCCACCGGGACGGCCGGCCTACACGTACACGGACCTGGTCCTCGATGTGCTCGGTGTCCAGGACGCCTTGGGCATCGAGGCCGCCCATGTGGTCTGTCAGTCGATGTTCGGCGGGGTCGGACTCCTCCTCGGCGTGGACCATCCCGACCGGGTCGCGTCGCTGACGTTCGTATCGGCCACGACCGGCGCTGACGACCTGCCGCCGCCGTCGAGCGACCTGCCCGTGCCGGCCGAGCCGGACGTCTCCGACGCGGCCGCGGTGGTCGAGTACGTGGTCGCGGGTGCGAGGGCGTACGCCGGTGGCTCGCCGTACTTCGACGAGACCGCGATCCGGGCATTGACCGCGCGCGACGTGGCGCGTGCCAGGAACTACTCGTCGACCCTGGTCAACCACTTCGCCATCGAGCACGACAGGCCGGCACGCGGTGGCTTCGGTGACATCGTGGCGCCGACGCTCGTGGTCCACGGCGACCACGACCCCCTGCTGCCGCTGCCGCACGGCGAGGCGCTGCGTGACGCGATCCCGGGGGCGGAGCTGCTGGTCCTCAAGGGGGCCGGGCATGATCTGCCGCGTCCGGTGTGGGAGGACTTCGTGTCGGCTCTGGTGCGGCACACGACCGTGGGTGGCTCGTGA
- a CDS encoding LysR family transcriptional regulator, producing the protein MSTIELRHLAAMAAIAEEGSFGRAALRLGYTQSTVSQQIAALERAVGGPVFDRPGGPRPVRLTPLGIVVLDHGRAVLAKAEALADAVDRFQAGDGRIDIGTFQSVSSVILPSVVRRLRDEHPGCDIRLSEEEPEQPRIGDLDLLFYDGRIDGEVEHRKLLDDPYLLVAGAGTFPDGPVSLDRLDGAPMVAWPLTCDQPLMEQALARSGARPQIVFRSAVNDTLLSMVRAGLGSALLPWLAVRGADVPSDARLRIHELRPALPPREIYLHWQAGRVHSPLAARAVEVAVEVAAALAPPPPTA; encoded by the coding sequence GTGAGCACCATCGAACTGCGCCACCTCGCGGCGATGGCCGCCATCGCCGAGGAAGGCTCGTTCGGCCGGGCAGCCCTCCGCCTCGGGTACACCCAGTCGACGGTGAGTCAGCAGATCGCCGCGCTGGAGCGGGCCGTCGGCGGTCCGGTGTTCGACCGGCCGGGCGGCCCCAGGCCGGTCCGGCTCACCCCACTCGGCATCGTGGTTCTGGACCACGGCCGCGCCGTGCTGGCCAAGGCGGAGGCACTGGCGGACGCCGTGGACCGGTTCCAGGCGGGCGACGGCCGCATCGACATCGGCACGTTCCAGAGCGTGTCCAGCGTGATCCTGCCCTCGGTCGTACGCCGGCTGCGCGACGAGCACCCCGGCTGCGACATCAGGCTGTCCGAGGAGGAGCCGGAGCAGCCCCGGATCGGTGACCTCGACCTGCTGTTCTACGACGGCCGCATCGACGGCGAGGTCGAGCACCGCAAGCTGCTCGACGATCCGTATCTGCTGGTGGCGGGTGCCGGCACGTTCCCCGACGGTCCCGTGTCGCTGGACCGGCTCGACGGCGCACCGATGGTGGCCTGGCCGCTGACCTGCGACCAGCCCCTGATGGAGCAGGCACTCGCCCGGAGCGGCGCGCGTCCGCAGATCGTGTTCCGCAGCGCGGTCAACGACACCCTGCTGTCGATGGTGCGAGCCGGCCTGGGCTCGGCGTTGCTGCCCTGGCTCGCCGTCCGCGGTGCCGACGTCCCCTCCGACGCCAGGCTCCGCATCCACGAGCTACGGCCCGCCCTGCCGCCCCGGGAGATCTACCTGCACTGGCAGGCCGGACGCGTCCACTCACCACTCGCCGCCCGTGCCGTCGAAGTCGCCGTCGAGGTCGCGGCCGCACTCGCACCGCCGCCACCCACTGCGTGA